In one Solanum lycopersicum chromosome 11, SLM_r2.1 genomic region, the following are encoded:
- the LOC101250662 gene encoding uncharacterized protein: protein MSNLSKLEFVALDISGKNYLSWVLDAEIHLATKGLDATITQGNEASSKDKAKAMIFLRHHLDEGLKIEYPTVKDPLELWTDLNGRYDHLKATVLPRARYEWMHLRFQDFKTVIEYNSAVFRITSQLKLCGETIKDEDTLEKTLTTFHALNVILQQQYREKGFQKYSQLISCLLVAEQHNALLMKNHEARPTGAAPLPEANMVESRDQSEVKRDDHRGYNNARGRGKDKRRYPNRQGGGHNKRENSMSSQNNPSKSNCRRCGMKGHWKNECRTHEHFVRLYQNSFKKKGNKSGASSSNARAESHMTLKNGDKPGTS, encoded by the coding sequence atgtCGAATTTATCCAAACTTGAGTTTGTGGCATTAGATATTTCTGGAAAGAATTATCTTTCATGGGTACTCGATGCTGAGATTCACTTGGCTACTAAAGGTCTTGATGCCACTATTACTCAGGGAAATGAAGCATCGAGTAAAGATAAGGCGAAGGCTATGATTTTCCTTCGTCATCATCTTGATGAGGGCCTGAAGATTGAATATCCGACGGTGAAAGATCCACTTGAATTGTGGACTGATTTAAACGGGAGATATGACCACCTAAAGGCAACAGTGTTGCCAAGAGCTCGTTATGAGTGGATGCATTTACGGTTTCAAGATTTTAAGACCGTAATTGAATACAACTCTGCTGTATTCAGGATAACCTCCCAGTTGAAATTATGTGGGGAgactataaaagatgaggacacGTTGGAAAAGACACTTACTACTTTTCATGCCTTGAATGTGATATTGCAGCAGCAATATCGTGAAAAGGGTTTTCAGAAATATTCTCAACTAATCTCATGTCTTTTGGTGGCTGAGCAACATAATgctcttttaatgaaaaatcatgaagctCGTCCCACTGGAGCTGCTCCATTACCGGAGGCAAACATGGTGGAATCACGTGATCAATCTGAAGTAAAAAGAGATGATCATCGGGGATATAATAATGCACGGGGACGTGGAAAAGATAAAAGACGATACCCTAATCGTCAAGGTGGTGGTCATAATAAAAGGGAGAATAGCATGAGTTCTCAAAATAACCCCTCAAAAAGTAATTGTCGTCGTTGTGGCATGAAAGGCCATTGGAAGAATGAATGTCGCACACATGAACATTTTGTAAGGCTCTATCAAAATTCctttaaaaagaaaggaaataaaagtggTGCTTCCTCTTCCAATGCTCGAGCTGAGTCACATATGACTCTTAAAAATGGTGATAAGCCGGGAACATCTTAG